The region GACCCATGCGGTCGCCATGGTCAAACGCGGCCTCTCGGCCAAGAAGGCCGGCCATGCCGGCACCCTCGATCCGCTCGCCTCCGGCATTCTGCCGATTGCCCTCGGAGAGGCGACCAAGACGGTGCCCTTCGTCATGGACGGGCGCAAATCCTACGTGTTCACCGTGGCCTGGGGCTCTGAGACGACCACCGACGACACCGAAGGCGACGTGGTCGAGACGACGGACAAGCTGCCGGACCCGTCCGAGATCGAGGCCTTCCTGCCCCGGTTCACCGGCCAGGTGCAGCAGGTGCCACCTCGGTTTTCCGCCATCAAGATCCAGGGCGAGCGGGCCTATGATCTCGCTCGGGACGGCGAGGTCGTGGAGCTGCAGCCGCGCACGGTGGAAATCGACCGCCTGGCCCTGATCCACCACGAGGGCAACCGCTCCGTGATCGAGGCCGATTGCGGCAAGGGCACCTATGTCCGCGCCATCGCGCGGGATCTCGGCCGCGCCCTGGGCTGCCTCGGCCATATCGCCGCCCTGCGGCGCACCCGCGTGGGCCCGTTCACCGAGCACGACGCCGTCGCCGTGGACGACCTCGCCACCGATCCGGCGGCCCTGCGCCCGGTGGAGATCGCGCTCAGCGAGATTCCCTCGATCGCCGTGAGCCGAGACATGGCGGGACGCCTGATGCGCGGTCAGTCCATCATCCTGCGCGGCCGCGAGACGCCTCTGTCCGGGAAGGTTTATGCTACCTGCAACGGCGTCCTCATCGCGGTCGGCGACGTGGAGCGCGGCGAGCTGGTGCCCCACCGGGTGTTCAACCTGGGCGGTTGAAGGCTTTTCACGATCTCATCGCCGGCCCTGCGCCGGTGATCTCGTCTCAATAACGAAACGGCCGGGACAAGCCCGGCCATGACGTCGTGAAGAGCCGGCAAGCCTACCGGTCCGCCTTCAGACCCTGCGCCTCGCGCATCAGGTATTTCTGCGTGATCGGCACGATCTGGTCACGGATCAGCTGGGCGGTCTTCTGCTCCTCGCGCAGGGTCTCCTCGAGCGCCGGAACGAAGCGCTGGTGCCCGGAAGCCTCGGCCATGGCGATCAGCGACGTATAGGCGGCGATCTCGAAATTCTCGAAAGCATGATTGGCGAAGGTGTTCTTGATCACCTCGTCGGCCATCGGCATGTGGCCGGCAGCCGCCATGTTGGCCATGAATTGCGTCGCCATGTCCTTTAGGATCGAGCGGTCCTCGCCGAAATTGTGCAGGATCTCGTCGAGGCGGCGGATCTGTCCTTCCGTCTCGGCGATGTGCGTCTTCAGGATCTGGGACATCTCCGGATAGTTCTCGAAACGCTCGACCTGGCGCCGCATGAGCTGGAGCGCTTCCTTCTCGAGCGCATGGGCGTTCTGAACGCCCGTGATGAAGACGTTCTTGACGGTCTCGGAGGACGCGAGATCGGCTGTGGTGGCAACCATGCTGTGGGCTTCCTATATTGGGGGTGTCTGGCTCACCAACCATGGCCCCCGAGACTTGTTCCGCCAGGAACCCTCCCGACAGGAACCCGCCCGATCCGCGCATCCTATTGCCCTGCTTGGGAAAAACGATTTCACTGGCACTTGGATGCTTTTCGTGTATGGTGCGCCATCTTTTCGGACGAAACACTCCGAAAGACGCGTCCGAGCTCGGACCGCGCTGGACGACATCCCGGCCCGGCCCTTCCGGATGCCCCGGACCCGAAGCCCTGAAGGCACAAGGTCTCCTGACAAAACCAACCTGAAAGGATTGACGATGTCGATTACGGCTGAGCGCAAGAACGCGCTCGTTAAGGAATTCGCCCAGAAGGCTGGCGACACCGGCTCCCCCGAGGTGCAGGTCGCCATTCTGACCGAGCGGATCAACAACCTGACCGGTCACTTCAAGACCCACGCCAAGGACAACCATTCCCGTCGTGGCCTTCTGAAGCTCGTGTCGTCGCGCCGTTCGCTTCTCGACTATCTGAAGAAGAAGGACGAGAACCGCTACAAGGTGCTGATCGAGAAGCTCGGCATCCGCCGCTAAGCTTTTTCGAAAAACTCCCGTCCGGAGCCCGGCTCCGGACGGTTTCTCCAACACTGCGAGGCTTCACGCCCGGTGTATCTTAAGGAGGCGGCAGACACGATGACCATGGCAGGATCGCAAGGGGCTTGTAAGGCTGGTTTACCCACCGTCACGAGCCTCTTGCCGTCTTGCTCATGGCATCGAGCCCCCGCCCCGCTGTCATGAAAGACATGCCATGTTCGATATTCAACGCGAAGAACTGATCTGGGCCGGGCGCAAGCTCGTGCTCGAAACGGGCAAGATGGCCCGCCAGGCCGACGGCGCCGTCGTCGCCACCTACGGTGAAACCACCGTTCTCGCCACCGTCGTGTCGGCCAAGGAGCCGAAGGCCGGCGTCGACTTCTTCCCGCTCACGGTGAACTACCAGGAGCGCACCTACGCGGCCGGCCGCATCCCGGGCGGCTACTTCAAGCGCGAAGGCCGTCCGACCGAGAAGGAGACCCTGGTCTCCCGCCTCATCGACCGTCCCATCCGCCCCCTCTTCGTCGAGGGTTACAAGAACGACACCCAGGTCGTCGTGACCGTGCTCTCGCACGATCTCGAGAATGATCCGGACGTCGTCGCCATGGTGGCGGCCTCCGCCGCCCTGACCCTCTCGGGCGTTCCCTTCATGGGCCCGGTGGGCGCGGCCCGCGTCGGCTATATCGGCGGCCAGTACAAGCTGAACCCGCCGATCCAGGAGATGGAGCAGTCGGCTCTCGACCTCGTGGTCGCCGGCACGTCCGAAGCCGTGCTCATGGTCGAGTCCGAGGCGAAGGAACTGCCCGAGGACGTGATGCTCGGCGCCGTGATGTTCGGTCACAAGCACTTCCAGCCGGTCATCGAGGCCATCATCCGCCTCGCCGAGAAGGCCGCCAAGGAGCCGCGCGACTATCAGCCGGCCGATGTGTCCGAGGTGGAGCAGGCCGTGCTCGCCATCGCCGAGGCCGATCTGCGCGAAGCCTACAAGCTCACCAAGAAGCAGGACCGCTATGCCGCCGTCGACGCCGTGAAGGCGAAGGTGATGGATGCGCTGGTCCCGGCCGACGGCGAAGCGAAGTTCGATCCGGAGAAGGTCAAGGCGGTCTTCAAGGAAGCTCAGGCCAAGGTCGTGCGCTGGAACATCCTCGATACCGGCACCCGCATCGACGGCCGCGACCTCAAGACGGTCCGTCCGATCCTGTCGGAAGTCGGCGTTCTGCCCCGCACCCACGGTTCGGCCGTGTTCACCCGCGGCGAGACCCAGGCTCTGGTCGTGACCACGCTCGGCACCGGCGAGGACGAGCAGTTCATCGACGAGCTGGAGGGCACCCGCAAGGAAACCTTCCTGCTGCACTACAACTTCCCGCCCTATTCCGTCGGTGAGACGGGCCGCATGGGCTCGCCCGGCCGCCGCGAAATCGGCCACGGCAAGCTTGCCTGGCGCGCCATCCACCCGATGCTGCCGCCGTCCCACGAGTTCCCCTACACGATCCGCGTCGTGTCGGAGATCACCGAGTCGAACGGCTCCTCGTCCATGGCGTCGGTCTGCGGCGGCTCCCTGTCGCTGATGGATGCGGGCGTTCCCCTGCGCCGTCCGGTGGCGGGCATCGCCATGGGGCTCATCCTCGAGGGTGAGCGCTTCGCGGTCCTGTCCGACATCCTCGGCGACGAGGATCACCTCGGCGACATGGACTTCAAGGTGGCCGGCACGGACCAGGGCATCACCTCGCTCCAGATGGACATCAAGATCGCCGGCATCACCGAGGAGATCATGCGCGTCGCGCTCGATCAGGCCAAGGACGGTCGCGGTCACATCCTGGCCGAGATGAACAAGGCCCTGACGGCTCCGCGCGCCGAGCTCGGCGAGCATGCTCCGCGCATCGAGACCATGCAGATCCCGGTCGACAAGATCCGCGAAGTCATCGGTTCGGGCGGCAAGGTCATCCGCGAGATCGTGGAGAAGACCGGCGCGAAGATCGACATCAACGACGACGGCCTCATCAAGATCGCATCCGCCGACGGCAAGTCGATCAAGGCGGCCTACAACTGGATCCGCTCCATCGTCGCCGAGCCCGAGGTCAACGTGATCTATGACGGCACGGTCGTGAAGGTGATGGAATTCGGCGCCTTCGTGAACTTCTTCGGTTCCCGCGACGGCCTCGTGCACATCTCGGAGCTCGCCAAGAACCGCGTCGGCAAGGTCACGGACGTGGTCAAGGAAGGCGACAAGGTGAAGGTGAAGTTCCTCGGCATGGACGAGCGCGGCAAGGTCCGTCTCTCCATGAAGGTCGTCAACCAGGAGACCGGCGAGGACATCACCGAGCAGCTCAAGGCCGAGCGTGACGCCGAACGCGCCCAGCGCGATCAGCAGAAGGCGAACGCCGGCGAGTAAGATCGCTCGACGCTTCAAGTCAAAAGAAAGCGCGGTGAAAGCCGCGCTTTTTTATTGCCCCGGTGGAGAGCCGGCGCGACCGGATGAGCAAACCTCTGTCACGGTCGGCACGAGGTCGGCGACGGGTGGGCGATGCTCCAACCTTAGACAAGTGGGCTCATTTCAGCGGCAGATAGATGTCCGTCCGCAGATGGGTCGGCGGTGTATCGCGCGGGCTGTTGAGGTATTCCTCGAAGATCGGCGCATCCGCGGCCTCGCGACCGGACGATGGCAGCCATTGGCCGAAGAGCCAATCATAGGCGGCACGCATGTCGCCGTAAGGACCTTTGTACTTCAGCACCGCATGATCGCCGCCCAGGATGTGCGAGGTGAAAAGGGGCGCCTCGACCGCCGGGACTCCACCGACAACGGCGGCATGCGATCTCAACTCGGCTTCGGGAACGCTCGTGGGATCGTCAAGATAAACACCCACCATGCGAAGGTCCGGCCGAAGCAGGTTACGTTGCGCGAGTGTCGTGAACAGCAGATCGAAGCTCTTGCCGATGGTCATATAGGGGCCGCGGTGCTCCACGGCGATCAGTGTTCTGGGTGCTATAGGCGTGATGCCGACATCGTACACGACATGAGCTCCTCGCAGGGTGTTGGCCTTGAAGACGGAATGACCTCCGATGTCGCGATACTTGGCTGGCGGCAGGCCGAAAGCTGCATTGAAGGCGCGGGTGAACGAGGCTTGGCTGTCATAACCGGCTCGCTCCGCCACCTTCGCGATCGACACGGCTGTGTGAGCCAGATCGGCGGCCGCCCGCTGCAGCCTCAAGCGCCGGACGGTCGCGGCAACCGTTTCGCCGAAATGGGCGTGATAGATCCGGTGCCAATGGTAGGGTGAGAGGCACGCAATGCCGGCGAGCACATCGAGATTGAGTTCCTCATCCAGATGGTCGTGGATGTAGGCCGATACCCGTGTGAGGCGGCTTGCATAGCATTCCGAGGTCGCTTGTTCCATGCGCGGCATCTGCTTTGAGGTTGTTGATCGAACCTTAAGCAGAACGCCTTTGATAAATCCTGCTGTTTTGCCTTAGCGCACGAGGCCGTCCGCCTTCGGAATGATCCAGCTCCCCAGAGGCGCGGCCCGTCCCCTGATCTGGACGATCTGCCTGTCGCGGCCGGAGAGGTCGAGGGCGGCACGGGTGGCGAGGTCTTCGGAGATGACGAGTTCGACGTCGAGCTCCTTGGCGAGCCCTTCCAGGCGGCTCGCGGCGTTGATGGTGTCGCCCACGGCGGTGAGGCTCGTGGCCTGGCCGTAGCCCATCTGCCCGACGATGGCAGGGCCTGCATGAAGGCCCATGGCGATCTTCAGCGGGTGCTCGAATTCGCTCGCGTATTCCTCGTTGAGATGCTCAAGCGCCGCCTTGATCCGGAGCGCCGCATCGAGGGCCTGCTTGGCGGCCTGCTGCGGCGTGGTCCTGAGGCCGAACAAGGCGAGCACGCCATCGCCGATGAACTTGTCGATGTAGCCGCCCGCATCCTCGACGGATTCGCCCACCGCTTCGAAATAGCGGTTGAGGATGAAGACCGTGTCGAAGGGCAGGCGCCGCTCCGCGAGGCTCGTGAAGCCGCGCAGGTCGCAGAACAGCACGGCGATCTCCTGCTCCTGCCCCTGGGCCCTGCCGCCCCGCACGAGCGAGGCCACACCGTTGCGCCCGGTGGACAGGATCGGCACCACCGAGACGTCGTGGGTTGGCCGGAACTGGCAAGCGAGCCGCACGTTCGGGCCTGCCTTGATGCGCGCCAGCGTGCCGCGTTCCTGGGCCGAGGGCGGCGGTTGCCGCTGGAGACCTTCCAGCACCCGCACGCGGCAGGTGGAACAGCGTCCCCTGCCGCCGCAGACGGCCACATGCGGGATGCCGGCGATTCGGCTTGCCTCGAGCACGCTGAACCCCTGCGGCACGGTCGCAACCCGGTCGTTGGGATAGAAGACGCGCACCCGCCGCGACCACAAAAGACCACTGCGGATGAAACGGGCCGCGACCGTCGCCACGATCGCTCCTCCGAAGAAGGCATAAAGGACAGGGCCGGCCATGGGCAGAATAGCGGAGGCGGGTGGTGTCGGGATTGGGCCGAAGCGCTCGGGTGCGTCCGCGATCTCCCGTCCCGCCTCCGCGAAGCCGAGCAGCGCCAGGACCGGGATGAGGAGCGCGCCCGTGTAGAGAAAGAGCGCCGAACGTGGAAACCAGGTTTTCGGGCGCAGCCAGAAATAGATCCCGAGGCATCCGTGCAGCCAGGCGATCACGAGAGCCAAAGCCTGCCGGGCCCCGATCTCGGGATTGTGAATCCACAGATTGCGAACCACCTCCGGATAGCCCGAGTTGTGGCCGGTCAGGGCCCATTCCACCCGGGTCCCGACCACATGGGCGATCAACAGGAACGGCAGGCTCAGGCCCAGGGTCAGCTGGGCCGCCTCGCGGACCGGCATGCGCAAGGTCCGCCGCCGGTAGAGGGCCAAGAGCGCCAGCAAGAAATGCGTCAGAACGGAGCCGTACAGGAGCAGGGTGCCGACCGGATTCCGCCACAGGCCGTTGAACCAGACGCGTCCGGCCTCCATGGCCTCGACCGAGACGAGACCGAGGGCGTGGTTGGAGAAATGGGTGAGCAGAAAGGCACCCAGGACAAGGCCCGTGACCAAGCGGATCTCTCGCGTCCGGATTGCCATCTCGGAGACAGGTGCTTCCGGTGCCAATCTGCTTTGTAAGCTGTTCATACGCGTCTTTCACTCGGGCTCGGTCACGCTTGAGCCCGAATGCTATGGCTTTCAAGCTTGCCTGCGCCTATGCACTTGCACCAAGGTGCGGATTGTCAAATCACGATCCCCGGACCGGCCCCCGAGACATGCCCGACACCATCACCACCCTGCCCGAACTCGAATCCCTCTATGGCGAGGTCAACAAGGCCTCGGTCCTGAAGGAGACGGACAGGATCGTTCCCGAGTACCGGGCCTTCATTGAGGTCGCGCCCTTCGTGGCGCTGGCCACAAGCGGGCCGGAAGGACTCGATTGCTCGCCCCGCGGCGACGGACCGGGCTTCGTGCGGGTGCGGGACGAGAAAACCCTGCTCCTGCCAGACCGCCGCGGCAACAACCGCATCGATTCCCTGCGCAATATCGTACGCAATCCGAGCGTTGGGCTGCTGTTCCTGATTCCAGGCATCGGCGAGACCCTGCGCGTCAACGGCCGCGCCGTGATCTCGGTCGAGCCTGCCCTGCTCGAGAGCTTCGCCATCGACGGCAAGGCGCCGAAATCGGTGGTCGCGATCACGGTCGATACCGTGTTTTTCCAATGCGCCCGCGCGATCCTGCGGTCGGAACTGTGGAATCCGGAAAAGCATGTGGCGCGCGGCTCATTGCCGAGTGCAGGCCAGATCCTCGCGGCTCTGAGCCCTGAGCGTTTCGACGGCGAGGCTTACGACAAGGCACTGCCCGAACGGCAGAAGACGACGCTGTACTAGAGCATCGTGCGGCCCTCTGGGTCCGCGTCGAACCATGGGCTTTTCCAAAGGTGGAACATCGGGCGTCGATTCGCATTCACGCCCGATGCTTCGAAACCCGCCCTTTCGTCATGCTGCGTGCGACCGGGCCTTCTATTGGGTCTTCGCGGACGACAAGGATTGGGCCGTCTGCAGATGGTTCTGCAGCGTCGGCAGGGTCTCGCTGGCATAGGACGCGGCAGGATCGTTCTGGCGCTTCGATTCTCGCTCGTATTCGGCGACATCCTTCTTGTGGTCGGCCACCATGTCCTTGATGAACTCGCGGTCGAAGGCGGCGCCCGAGAGCTTCGAGAGCTTCTGGTAGACCGCCTTCTGCTCCTTGCCGGGCTCGGTCGGCGGCGTCACGTTGAGGGAGCTTGCCACGGACATGGCTTTCTCGTTCGCGGCGGAATGATCCGTCTCGAGCTGTCGGCCGAAATTCTTGACGCCGTCGCTGGCGCCCTTCTGCTGGGCGAGCTGACCCACGGCGACCTCGCCGAGGTTGCCCTCGATCGCCTTCTTGATGAAGGCCTGGTTCGGCTGGTCCTTGGCGAGAGCGTAAGACGAACCCGCCAGGGCCGCCGCGATACTGAGGCTCAAGAGAAGCTTCTTTGACATGATGCACCTTGTTCGAACGGAACGGTTCTCGATACGCATCACAGGTAAGCCATGAACGACCGCAGGGCGGCCCGGTTCCCGGATAGTCGATCCGCCCGAGCGATCCACATAATTTGGCCGCCGGCCCTTTACGCTTCGCTCGCCTGCGGTCAAAAGGGCAGCTTCACCGACTGGAAAGAGGCACGTCATGACGATTCAACGCATCAAGCCGGGCCCGCGCATGAGCGGCGCGGTCGTTCACGGCAACACGGTCTATCTCGCCGGCCAGGTCGCCAGCCAGAGCGCCGGGCAAAGCGTGACCGAGCAGACCAAGGAGATCCTCTCGATCATCGACAGCCTCCTGGCGGAAGCCGGAACCGACAAGTCGAAGATCCTGATGGCCAATATCTGGATCACCGACATGAGCACGTTCCAGGAGATGAACGCCGTGTGGGATGCCTGGGTTTCCCCCGGTAACACGCCCGCCCGCGCCACCGTCGAGGCGAAGCTCGCCGCCCCGGCCTTCAAGGTCGAGATCGCCGTCATCGCGGCGAAGTAATTTCTAAAAAGAAGCGGGCCGCCGGGCCCGCTTCGTTCATTCACGCTTTGCTGAAGTTACGGGCAGGGATGGCGCAGGCCATCGTAGCCGAGATAGGTGCCCGAAGCCGGGTCGTAGGACTTGAAGCGCTGGGCGCAATAGCCGGCCGCGCTGCCACCCGGAGCCACGTAGGTCGGAGCGGCCTGAGCCTGCGACTGGGCGATGGCGCCGCCGATGATGGCGCCCGTCGCGAGACCCAGGGCGCCCGCTGCCAGGGCGTTGCCATTGTTGCGACGGTAGTAGTAGCCGCGGTCGCCGTAATAGCGGCGCGGCGCGTAATAGCGGCGATCCACGTAGCGCGGGCCGCCACGGTAATAACGGCGATACTGCACGTAATCGGATCCTACCTCGCCCTTCTTTATCGCGGCCGCGAGTTCCTTGACGGGAGCCGTCTGCGCCTCGGCGGCGGAAGCCGGAGCGGCAAGGCCAAAGGTACCAAGGGCCGCCGCGGCGACAGCGGCCATAACAAACTTACGCATGAGCTAACTCCTCCAATCGTTGGAGGCGAACGCCCTTAACCCGGAGGTCGTTCCTCGTTTTAGGAATTTTGGGGTATCTCTCGCGGGAACGTGAGGGTTCTTGATCCTTGAAGAGTGTCTCTTCCTATGGGGCAGGCTGCAAACGCAGGCGAAAGAAAGGACGGGCCTTATCGGCCCGTCCCGCTCTGCTGAACGATCGGATCGCTATGGGCAGGAATGCTGCCGGCCGTCATAGCCGGTAAACGTGCCGGTTGCCGGATTGTAGGATCTGTAACGCTGCGCACAATAAGCGGAGGCATTCGATCCGATGCTTCCCGTTACGACAGGCTGCGAGGCGATGGCGCCGCCGATCAGGGCGCCCGTTGCCGCTGCAGCACCGTAGCCGTAGGGGTAGTAGGAGCCACCATAATACGGACGATAATATCCGCCGTAATACGCGCCGCGATAATAGGGCCGTCCATAGGCGGCATAGGGCCGGTTATAATAGCGACCGTTGTAGTAACGGCCGTTGTAGTAGCGCCCTGCATAGGAGCGGGTCGCGACACCGCGATAGGCACCCGCCCGCGCGACATTGCCCCGGTACACTCCGGCACGCGCCATGTTCCCCCGGTACACGCCTCCACGGGCGACATGGCCGCGATAGCCCCGGTAACCGCCGGCATGCATGCCGGCCGGTCTTCTGACGGAGGCTCTGTGGACGCGTGCTCCACCGCCGCGCCCGCCGCGAGCGACATAGGCGATCGTGATCTGATCGTGGTCGATTAGCTGCTGGAACTTTGAAAATGGCGCCACCTGCGCGGAGGCTGAACCGGCGAACAGAGACGCCGGAACGAGCACGGCTGTGGCCAAAGCGGCGAAGATGAGTTTTCGCATGGCCAGCTCCTCCCATCTGGGAGGAGAACGCGAGAACCACTCGAACGGTTCCGCTTTCGAGACAACCGTCTACCTCTCGCGGGGCCGCGAAGCATGAAGGTCCGGCGCGATCTCGAGAGATCTCGGGACGTTCCGCCGGCCCTCCATCCGTCCCTGCCCGGTCGGACACAGATCAAGAATAGCGCAGCGCTCGCAGGCCGGGCTCTTGAAGAAGCAGCAGCGCTGGCCATGCAGCATCATGACCTCGTGGTGGTCGTAAACCTGCTGTGCGTCCCAATCCTCGGGCAGGAGGGCGGCGAGCACCGCATGGGACGGGCCGACCGCCGTCGATTGCGGGATGAGCCCCGTTCGCTGCGCGACGCGGTGATGATGGCTGTCGACCGGCAGAGCGGCTTTCCGCAGCTTCGAGAAAGACAGCACCGCCGCACTCGTCTTCGGCCCAACACCCGGAATGCTCTCGAGCCACGCCCTCGCCTCGTCGACCGGCATGGTGTCCAGGAAATCGAGCGAAAGGCTGCCATGCCGCTCCTCGATGGCGCGCAGCACCGCTTGAAGACGCGGCGCCTTCTGCTCGGGCCACGTCACGCCCTGGATCGTTTCCTCCACCTCCTCGGTCGGCGCGTCCATCATGGCGCGCCAATCGGCATAGCGGCCTTTCAGCGCCTTGAAGGCGCGGCCCGAATCCGCATTGCGGGTGCGGTGGGACAGAAGCGAGGAGATCAGCTCGCTCAAAGGATCCAGGGAATGAAAGTAGGGAATCGGGCAGCCATAGACGCCGCAGAGGCGCCGATGGATCGCCAGCGCCTTCTCTTTCAGGTCCTGCAGGTCAGGATTCATCCCGATGCAAGTCGCGAATCGGGGCTGCGGTTCCGCCTCGTCATCACCGGGCCTGTCCCGGTGATCTCGATTGTATGAAGCGCCACGCTTCACCTTATCGGGATGGCCGGCACAAGGCCGGCCATGACGTGAGAGATGTCATTCCCAGCCAGCGACCGCCGGGGATGAAAAACGGCCCGTGCAATTACAGAATGAAACGGCTCAGATCCGTGTTCTTCGCCAGCGTCTCCACTTCGCCGCGCACATAGGCGGCATCGACGGTCACCGTTTCGCCCGAGCGGTCCGGCGCGGTGAACGAGACGTCGTCGAGCACGCGCTCCAGCACCGTCTGCAAGCGGCGCGCACCGATGTTCTCGACGGAGTTGTTCACGTCGACGGCCACCTGGGCAAGCGCATCGATGGCGTCGTCCGTGAAGACGAGGCTCACGCCTTCCGTCTGCATCAGCGCAACCGATTGCTTGATGAGGCTCGCTTCCGTTTCCGTGAGGATGCGCTTGAAATCCTCCACCGTCAGCGGCGAAAGCTCGACGCGGATCGGCAGCCGGCCCTGCAGTTCCGGCAGCAGGTCCGACGGCTTCGACACATGGAACGCGCCGGACGCGATGAAGAGGATGTGATCGGTCTTCACCGGCCCGTATTTCGTCGACACGGTCGTGCCTTCGATCAGCGGCAGCAGATCGCGCTGCACGCCTTCGCGGGACACATCCGCGCCGGTGCGGCCCTCGCGTCCGGCGATCTTGTCGATCTCGTCGAGGAACACGATGCCGTTGTTCTCCACCTGGCGCAGGGCCTCCTGAACGATGGCGTCCTGGTCGAGCATCTTGTCGGCTTCTTCCGTCACCAGCGGCTCGTAGGCCTCGCTCACGGTGGTGCGCCGCGTCTTGCGTTGTCCGCCGAAAGCCTTGCCGAACATGTCGGAGAGGTTGATCGCGCCGACCGAAGCCCCGGGCATGCCGGGAATCTCGAACATCGGCATCCCCTGCCCTCCGCCCGATTGCAGCTCGATCTCGATCTCCTTGTCGTCGAGTTCGTTGGCGCGCAGCTTGCGCCGGAACGCATCGCGCGTGGCCGCACTGGCGGTCGAGCCGACGAGCGCGTCGAGTACGCGCTCCTCCGCGGCTACATGGGCTTTCGCCTGCACCTGCCGGCGGCGCTCCTCCTTCACGAGGCCGATGCCGATCTCCACGAGATCGCGCACGATCTGCTCCACGTCGCGGCCCACATAGCCCACTTCCGTGAACTTGGTTGCCTCGACCTTGAGGAAAGGCGCATTCGCAAGTTTGGCGAGGCGGCGGGAGATCTCGGTCTTGCCGCAGCCGGTCGGCCCGATCATCAGAATGTTCTTCGGCGCCACTTCTTCGCGCAGGCTCCCTTCGAGCTGCTGCCGGCGCCAGCGGTTGCGCAGGGCGATGGCGACCGCGCGCTTGGCGTCGTTCTGGCCGACGATGTAGCGGTCGAGTTCGGAAACGATTTCGCGGGGAGAGAACGTGGTCATGAGATATCTTGGCTCAAAGGGTGATCGTCATCCCCGGGTCTGTTCCGGAGATCCACGCCGTTACGGCGTGGAGAGGGTGAAGACGTGGATGGTCGAGACGCGCTCGGCCATGACGGGCCATCAGGTTTCATCGAGCGTCTCGATGACGATGTTGGCGTTGGTATAGACGCAGATTTCGGCCGCGATGGCGAGGGACCGGCGCACGATCGCCTCCGCATCCATG is a window of Microvirga lotononidis DNA encoding:
- the truB gene encoding tRNA pseudouridine(55) synthase TruB; protein product: MSEERPQRRPHGDRPKKRDVNGWIILDKGVGMTSTHAVAMVKRGLSAKKAGHAGTLDPLASGILPIALGEATKTVPFVMDGRKSYVFTVAWGSETTTDDTEGDVVETTDKLPDPSEIEAFLPRFTGQVQQVPPRFSAIKIQGERAYDLARDGEVVELQPRTVEIDRLALIHHEGNRSVIEADCGKGTYVRAIARDLGRALGCLGHIAALRRTRVGPFTEHDAVAVDDLATDPAALRPVEIALSEIPSIAVSRDMAGRLMRGQSIILRGRETPLSGKVYATCNGVLIAVGDVERGELVPHRVFNLGG
- a CDS encoding ferritin-like domain-containing protein; translation: MVATTADLASSETVKNVFITGVQNAHALEKEALQLMRRQVERFENYPEMSQILKTHIAETEGQIRRLDEILHNFGEDRSILKDMATQFMANMAAAGHMPMADEVIKNTFANHAFENFEIAAYTSLIAMAEASGHQRFVPALEETLREEQKTAQLIRDQIVPITQKYLMREAQGLKADR
- the rpsO gene encoding 30S ribosomal protein S15, producing the protein MSITAERKNALVKEFAQKAGDTGSPEVQVAILTERINNLTGHFKTHAKDNHSRRGLLKLVSSRRSLLDYLKKKDENRYKVLIEKLGIRR
- the pnp gene encoding polyribonucleotide nucleotidyltransferase; the protein is MFDIQREELIWAGRKLVLETGKMARQADGAVVATYGETTVLATVVSAKEPKAGVDFFPLTVNYQERTYAAGRIPGGYFKREGRPTEKETLVSRLIDRPIRPLFVEGYKNDTQVVVTVLSHDLENDPDVVAMVAASAALTLSGVPFMGPVGAARVGYIGGQYKLNPPIQEMEQSALDLVVAGTSEAVLMVESEAKELPEDVMLGAVMFGHKHFQPVIEAIIRLAEKAAKEPRDYQPADVSEVEQAVLAIAEADLREAYKLTKKQDRYAAVDAVKAKVMDALVPADGEAKFDPEKVKAVFKEAQAKVVRWNILDTGTRIDGRDLKTVRPILSEVGVLPRTHGSAVFTRGETQALVVTTLGTGEDEQFIDELEGTRKETFLLHYNFPPYSVGETGRMGSPGRREIGHGKLAWRAIHPMLPPSHEFPYTIRVVSEITESNGSSSMASVCGGSLSLMDAGVPLRRPVAGIAMGLILEGERFAVLSDILGDEDHLGDMDFKVAGTDQGITSLQMDIKIAGITEEIMRVALDQAKDGRGHILAEMNKALTAPRAELGEHAPRIETMQIPVDKIREVIGSGGKVIREIVEKTGAKIDINDDGLIKIASADGKSIKAAYNWIRSIVAEPEVNVIYDGTVVKVMEFGAFVNFFGSRDGLVHISELAKNRVGKVTDVVKEGDKVKVKFLGMDERGKVRLSMKVVNQETGEDITEQLKAERDAERAQRDQQKANAGE
- a CDS encoding AraC family transcriptional regulator, with translation MEQATSECYASRLTRVSAYIHDHLDEELNLDVLAGIACLSPYHWHRIYHAHFGETVAATVRRLRLQRAAADLAHTAVSIAKVAERAGYDSQASFTRAFNAAFGLPPAKYRDIGGHSVFKANTLRGAHVVYDVGITPIAPRTLIAVEHRGPYMTIGKSFDLLFTTLAQRNLLRPDLRMVGVYLDDPTSVPEAELRSHAAVVGGVPAVEAPLFTSHILGGDHAVLKYKGPYGDMRAAYDWLFGQWLPSSGREAADAPIFEEYLNSPRDTPPTHLRTDIYLPLK
- a CDS encoding adenylate/guanylate cyclase domain-containing protein; translation: MAIRTREIRLVTGLVLGAFLLTHFSNHALGLVSVEAMEAGRVWFNGLWRNPVGTLLLYGSVLTHFLLALLALYRRRTLRMPVREAAQLTLGLSLPFLLIAHVVGTRVEWALTGHNSGYPEVVRNLWIHNPEIGARQALALVIAWLHGCLGIYFWLRPKTWFPRSALFLYTGALLIPVLALLGFAEAGREIADAPERFGPIPTPPASAILPMAGPVLYAFFGGAIVATVAARFIRSGLLWSRRVRVFYPNDRVATVPQGFSVLEASRIAGIPHVAVCGGRGRCSTCRVRVLEGLQRQPPPSAQERGTLARIKAGPNVRLACQFRPTHDVSVVPILSTGRNGVASLVRGGRAQGQEQEIAVLFCDLRGFTSLAERRLPFDTVFILNRYFEAVGESVEDAGGYIDKFIGDGVLALFGLRTTPQQAAKQALDAALRIKAALEHLNEEYASEFEHPLKIAMGLHAGPAIVGQMGYGQATSLTAVGDTINAASRLEGLAKELDVELVISEDLATRAALDLSGRDRQIVQIRGRAAPLGSWIIPKADGLVR
- a CDS encoding pyridoxamine 5'-phosphate oxidase family protein, yielding MPDTITTLPELESLYGEVNKASVLKETDRIVPEYRAFIEVAPFVALATSGPEGLDCSPRGDGPGFVRVRDEKTLLLPDRRGNNRIDSLRNIVRNPSVGLLFLIPGIGETLRVNGRAVISVEPALLESFAIDGKAPKSVVAITVDTVFFQCARAILRSELWNPEKHVARGSLPSAGQILAALSPERFDGEAYDKALPERQKTTLY
- a CDS encoding DUF4142 domain-containing protein — encoded protein: MSKKLLLSLSIAAALAGSSYALAKDQPNQAFIKKAIEGNLGEVAVGQLAQQKGASDGVKNFGRQLETDHSAANEKAMSVASSLNVTPPTEPGKEQKAVYQKLSKLSGAAFDREFIKDMVADHKKDVAEYERESKRQNDPAASYASETLPTLQNHLQTAQSLSSAKTQ